In Apis mellifera strain DH4 linkage group LG1, Amel_HAv3.1, whole genome shotgun sequence, the sequence tattgtttttaattgaatattaatttcatttaaatttttattatttatttttacaattaaaaaaaaatttcgtaattaataCGTATCAATGTAATATTGGTATAATGTTTTACGAATATGTTTCATGTATCTAAGAATAGACATTTGAAATGCGTAAAAGCATAATATTATGCATCTCATATTGCACagtttgtataattattttatgttatgatgttaaatgttttgaataacatatttttttttaattaaatataaagattttatttctttacattatattaacgTTGTCGATAAtgtcaacattttttttatatatatatcaacttttttttatatatatatttatattaatttcaaattcattattattatttcatcattattttttgtagtgaacatttttattttttataaattttagtataatatattaatttgaaattacaatttttatatatcaggaattaattcttttatatatttaactctTGCAGATTAACTATATTGATATGGCACTAGTAACAAGAGATCTTTTCCGTAATTGGTGGGACGATATGGATCGTTATCACCGAGAATTGGAAGAACATTTTAAACGTCTTAGTACTAGAGATGATTTTTGGAAACCACCACCAATGCCATCCttcaatgaatttttccaACCATGGAGGAATATGATGGAACAATTGGAACATCAAGTTGGAGGTTCGACCACCATTGAACgagatcaaaacaaatatcaaGTAATTGTTGATGTGCAACAATTTGCACCAGAAGAAATCACCGTCAGAACCGATGATAAATGTATTACCATTGAGGGGAAacacgaagagaaaaaagatgaaCATGGTTACGTATCGAGGCATTTTGTGCGTCGATATGTGCTTCCACAAGGATATGATATTGGCCACGTTAAACCAAGTTTGTCATCTGATGGTATTCTTACTATTACTGCTCCAAGATTAGCTCTGCCAGCACCTGGAGAAAGAATTATACCGATCGAACGAAGTAATGCACCAGCTATTAAGGCAgcataatttgtaaataatatcgtCTAAtagattcttatatatttaagattcgttatatacaatttatttttttaacttttctttctGCGTATACTTCGAAATtgttcgtttattaatttattaattattaattgttaataacaaatagtcatatatatatatgtggaactgataatttaattacattatatttttaactctttagatatataagattatattacatatatattcaaaaaatttattaaaaaagatattgaagtTTGATCATTTTGTATGTAgtaaatcattctttttatttgcgttattaaaattgtttaatataaatatttctaatattgtaTGAtgcaattttgtaaaattcaattatacaatattttattattgtcattatattataaacaaatgttATTGTAAGTACTTTTTATTagctttatttttcaataaataaaaaaattaaatattaaaatgatatacttttttttaaaacttaatttataataaaatatatttaaaaaatattatattttaataatacaaaatatttacaaaacacATAATACGCTGAGCAGTATATTTAtcaagatttatatttctttttaaatatgcaattttttatattatgttatttttatgttattttagtatcaataaaaaagatagcattttcgtaattaaataatctaaattccgaataacatatttaaataattgtttatgtaTCATACATAATATGTTCGATTTTTACGATGGACCTCGATTTTCTTCGCTTTCTGAAAATGGTTGTTCATCTTGATCCTGAGGCGATATTAACTCTAAATTTGCCTCTTCCAAAGGAATCATACCTTGTCTAGCTTTTTCTTCTATACTaggaatatattcataaatttgtttttcaacatctattttatttagaagaatttGTAAGCGTCTTTTAAGCGGTCCTTCGATTGCATCCATTATTTGATATctacaaatcaaaaaaattatttcttacataACATCATATTATGAATCAATATGTAAAgttattgattgaaataaaaaaaacattgagaTCCTGACCTTAAAAGGTTtggtaatatattaatgcttGCTTCAACTAAATAATCAATAGTACCAGCTCCATGAATTCTTGTTTGGATATTACCCAATTCAAGTTCGAGTTCTTCCATACTTGGCCTTTTACGAGTATCCAAAGGTTGGCTTAAATTTACTTGAACTCTGAAATACTGTACAGTAAAGGAAACTGTACCGGCCCTAGACAAAAAGCCACCGATTACACTTATTTCCCAATGCGTTTTCCCTTCAATTTCTTGAGTACCAGCATCAATTGTCGCATATACCTTTAAATGGaaacaagaaaagaatatttagaaaatgtgTTATGTAACAATGTTTACAAGTAGGTGACAAAATAGGCAACAATTGTAAATtgtgattaaaattcattagttGGTGTATTTTCCATTCATAATGTATACGACGTAATTACTAATGTAATTATGATAATCGGTAGATATCTCGTAAGCGTCTTTTAAGCGgtattaatgtatattgtaAGCGATCATAATagaaaaaacttgaaattaaataaatatgttttgaaaattattaaaaataaattattcaccgTTCCATTTTCTATACCCAAAGTAACATTTCCTATTCGATAAATGTTTGCCAGACCGGTGATCCATGTATGAGTCGATGTCATCGTAAATATACCAACAGTTTGACTGTAGTCATTCACTTCGAACGGATCGTAGTTCATTTGAGATATATACTTACGAAGTTCGGCTATTGCCATATCAAAAGGCGATATAGAATTCGGAAAATATTGCGGtaattgtgaaatttgtttattagcTATACCCCTAAAAAATAAGACAGTTTTTAAGTGATTTTATACaacatatataacaaatgTCAGATTAAATGATTTCTACCGTGCTTTAGTATTTAGTTCCTTCAATATGAAAGGTTTAATACTATCGAAAATAAAGGAGCCTACAGAATTAATCGTACTTTGTAATACAGAACCCAAGAAAcccaaatttttgaaatccaTGGCTACATTTTCGAATGTCAAATCCATATCGATATTTTGTGCTTGTAATTTACCATCGCTAGCAACTTCGAGCCTCCCAATCCCTTTTACATTCACTCCCATCAATTTCATTGTAAAATTACCAGCTGATCGGGACAACCAAGAAGACAAAGTATAAAATCCACGAATATCCAgactttctatatttaatgtcACTGAAACCTTCGAGAAATatgttagaataaaaattaattttaatacttagaTCTTACacgattataataacatttgataaaatatcttatatgtatcaatttaacaaaaaatttaatatgagtattataattaatcattgatgcgaaatattctattataagattaatatattcatataattagtaatgtctttttttgtaatgatagatgtttttaaaaattaaaataatagataatctttttaaagaaatattgacaAACAAATTCTATAGGCCAATTGATGGAGATAAgtctaagaaaaatatttactttttctgATTTCAATTATGTTGATcaatgatatttcaatttgcaaacttaaaaattttatattaaatgtataaaaaattcaaatgttgaaaatatctCACTTGCATCAATGCTAATTCTGATTCTGCATTTACTATCCGGAATTTGGATAAACCATAAATGTTCATTTGCTTAAAATTCATGGTATACATAGAAAATGAATACTTCATATCCGGTGCTGACATAGGATCCGGTATTGGCGCTCCAGGTAATCCTACTGGATCACTTTGCTGATAATGCTTCAAAATCGCGCGAACATGATCTTTAAGTCGTTTCTCGCCAACTGCTATTTGTGCTGCGGTATCATTTTTTActggaaaatattatcatttgaatatcgaattaaataatattattaaatatatcatttattaaatattgttattacataggagaaattatattttatcatatcaaaAAATCACATTAATGATATCAATTGTACATatctattgaattaaaaatcaatcacaACATAATTTTATGACATTATATCATggatgttttaatttaaaaagaaatttcaatttaagcaaatataaaattacttaccggtagaaattttgatatcaCATTGACCgatcttgataaaataaaaaagaacaaaaaataattttaaaaccttCATTTCCAGTTTTATCGATCGCAATAAGAAATCAGTATGATCTATAGAAGAGACCACGCATTCGACTGGGAGGTGCGTCAGTGAATTTAGTGGAACGATATCTCTCGGGTCATTGAAGGGGCGAGGGTCAACCGCTTTATCTAATTCCCCTTGCCTCTCACTTATTCTTGCGTTGTTTCCTCCTTAACCTCCCCTTAATCactttaataatacatatatattaacgtatatataatacattttatttacattgtaaacataaataaattttgattcctaaaaaaaagaaatacaaatatgcaaatttatttgaaaagaatcgatACTTGAAATACacataaaaaatcttattt encodes:
- the LOC412196 gene encoding uncharacterized protein LOC412196 codes for the protein MKVLKLFFVLFYFIKIGQCDIKISTVKNDTAAQIAVGEKRLKDHVRAILKHYQQSDPVGLPGAPIPDPMSAPDMKYSFSMYTMNFKQMNIYGLSKFRIVNAESELALMQVSVTLNIESLDIRGFYTLSSWLSRSAGNFTMKLMGVNVKGIGRLEVASDGKLQAQNIDMDLTFENVAMDFKNLGFLGSVLQSTINSVGSFIFDSIKPFILKELNTKARGIANKQISQLPQYFPNSISPFDMAIAELRKYISQMNYDPFEVNDYSQTVGIFTMTSTHTWITGLANIYRIGNVTLGIENGTVYATIDAGTQEIEGKTHWEISVIGGFLSRAGTVSFTVQYFRVQVNLSQPLDTRKRPSMEELELELGNIQTRIHGAGTIDYLVEASINILPNLLRYQIMDAIEGPLKRRLQILLNKIDVEKQIYEYIPSIEEKARQGMIPLEEANLELISPQDQDEQPFSESEENRGPS
- the LOC412197 gene encoding protein lethal(2)essential for life — encoded protein: MALVTRDLFRNWWDDMDRYHRELEEHFKRLSTRDDFWKPPPMPSFNEFFQPWRNMMEQLEHQVGGSTTIERDQNKYQVIVDVQQFAPEEITVRTDDKCITIEGKHEEKKDEHGYVSRHFVRRYVLPQGYDIGHVKPSLSSDGILTITAPRLALPAPGERIIPIERSNAPAIKAA